From a single Micromonospora sp. WMMD1102 genomic region:
- a CDS encoding glycoside hydrolase family 6 protein, translating into MNLRSRLSVRQKAVAVAGASALVAAGLVTLPASVAQAAPGCSVTYSANQWQGGFSANITIRNVGDAINGWTLRFTFPDSSQRVTQGWSANWTQSGSQVTATNVAWNGNLATGASTGIGFNGSWSGSNPAPTSFSVNGTNCNGTAPTTGPTTGPTTGPTTGPTTGPTGNPSARVDNPYAGARGYVNPEWKAKAESVSGGNRISSNPTGVWLDRIAAIEGTPDSSSNGAMGLRDHLDEALAQNAGYIQLVIYNLPGRDCAALASNGELPADALGRYKTEYIDPIAAIMGDTKYSSLRIIAIIEIDSLPNLVTNVSPRETATAQCDTMKSNGNYVKGVGYALAKLGAVPNVYNYIDAGHHGWIGWDDNFRPSAQIFAEAARAEGSTTANVHGFIANTANYSATVEPYLNVTEQNRLSKWIDYNKYVDEQRFAQALRTELISQGFSSSIGMLIDTSRNGWGGSGRPTGAVTSGTVDEQVDGSRIDRRIHLGNWCNQSGAGLGERPRAAPATGIDAYVWIKPPGESDGSSTQIDNEEGKGFDRMCDPTYTGNPRNNNNMSGALDGAPISGAWFPAQLTQLMQNAYPAL; encoded by the coding sequence ATGAATTTACGGAGTAGATTGTCCGTCCGGCAGAAAGCCGTCGCGGTGGCAGGTGCGAGCGCTCTGGTCGCCGCCGGTCTGGTCACCCTTCCGGCATCGGTGGCGCAGGCCGCCCCCGGCTGCAGCGTCACCTACAGCGCCAACCAGTGGCAGGGTGGTTTCAGCGCCAACATCACCATCCGGAACGTCGGTGACGCGATCAACGGCTGGACCCTCCGCTTCACCTTCCCGGACTCGAGCCAGCGGGTCACCCAGGGCTGGTCGGCCAACTGGACCCAGTCCGGCAGCCAGGTGACCGCCACCAACGTGGCGTGGAACGGCAACCTGGCCACCGGCGCCTCCACCGGCATCGGGTTCAACGGCTCGTGGAGCGGCAGCAACCCGGCGCCGACGTCCTTCAGCGTCAACGGGACCAACTGCAACGGCACCGCGCCGACCACCGGCCCGACGACCGGGCCGACGACCGGCCCGACCACTGGTCCGACCACCGGCCCGACGGGGAACCCCTCGGCCCGGGTGGACAACCCGTACGCGGGCGCCCGGGGTTACGTGAACCCGGAGTGGAAGGCCAAGGCGGAGAGCGTCTCCGGCGGCAACCGGATCTCCAGCAACCCGACCGGCGTCTGGCTGGACCGGATCGCGGCGATCGAGGGCACCCCGGACAGCAGCTCGAACGGCGCCATGGGCCTGCGTGACCACCTGGACGAGGCGCTGGCGCAGAACGCCGGCTACATCCAGCTCGTCATCTACAACCTGCCCGGCCGGGACTGCGCGGCGCTGGCCTCGAACGGTGAGCTTCCGGCCGACGCGCTGGGCAGGTACAAGACCGAGTACATCGACCCGATCGCGGCGATCATGGGCGACACCAAGTACAGCAGCCTGCGGATCATCGCGATCATTGAGATCGACTCGCTGCCGAACCTGGTCACCAACGTGTCGCCGCGGGAGACCGCGACCGCGCAGTGCGACACGATGAAGTCCAACGGCAACTACGTCAAGGGTGTCGGCTACGCCCTGGCCAAGCTCGGTGCGGTTCCGAACGTCTACAACTACATCGACGCCGGCCACCACGGCTGGATCGGGTGGGACGACAACTTCCGGCCCTCCGCGCAAATCTTCGCCGAGGCCGCCCGCGCCGAGGGCAGCACCACCGCCAACGTGCACGGCTTCATCGCCAACACCGCCAACTACTCGGCCACGGTAGAGCCCTACCTGAACGTGACCGAGCAGAACCGGCTCTCGAAGTGGATCGACTACAACAAGTACGTGGACGAGCAGCGCTTCGCCCAGGCCCTGCGCACCGAGCTCATCTCGCAGGGCTTCTCCAGCAGCATCGGCATGCTGATCGACACCTCGCGTAACGGTTGGGGCGGCTCGGGCCGGCCCACCGGCGCGGTCACCTCGGGCACCGTGGACGAGCAGGTCGACGGCTCCCGTATCGACCGCCGGATCCACCTCGGCAACTGGTGCAACCAGAGCGGTGCCGGCCTCGGTGAGCGGCCCCGGGCCGCCCCGGCCACCGGGATCGACGCGTACGTCTGGATCAAGCCCCCGGGCGAGTCTGACGGCTCCAGCACCCAGATCGACAACGAAGAGGGCAAGGGCTTCGACCGGATGTGCGACCCGACGTACACCGGTAACCCGCGGAACAACAACAACATGAGCGGCGCGCTCGACGGTGCCCCGATCTCGGGTGCCTGGTTCCCGGCGCAGCTCACCCAGCTGATGCAGAACGCCTACCCGGCGCTCTGA
- a CDS encoding NAD-glutamate dehydrogenase codes for MDRRPAIKPEPVLRPANASRDDSYDAAIDDDGAGSRVASGATGVPGASIDTLYDLGLPPEALADDVEDADLDEPVPNAERLVAQAVTLAGDDHDAATLVDRFWRFAPDEELIGFTAAEMLAAAKEHRELAQQRVPGELKLRIHEPDEDQQHTVIEIVTDDMPFLVDSVTALLTGHHLDVHMLVHPLVVVRREPLGRLTEVAADVEPDDAIDGDIVESWMRIEIDPVRGAADRDRLRAELQRVLTDVREAVEDWPKMRQRALSLADELAAARTAENRPPVPEKDITDSVELLRWLAHEHFTFLGYREYRLIQTPQGAALEAILGTGLGILRQDSTTPRALSSMTPEAHQKVTEKRLLIITKANSRATVHRSAYLDYIGFKVFNEAGEVVGERRFLGLLATAAYRTSVRELPVVRRKVAEVLDRSGLSPRSHSGKDLLQILETYPRDELFQIKTDDLYHAVIGVLRMAGRRQLRVFLRRDGYGRFISCLIYLPRDRFTTQNRLRMQEILLRELNGIGVDYTTRVTESMLARVHFIVRTDPASPPGEVDADLLAEELADATRLWDDDYRLVLERKLGDEQAKHLFTRYADAFPEGYKDGHTPYEAMKDLAKLELLEEPGQLEMHMFRKQQPARPGGPAPATAVEDVRFKVYRYGEPMVLSAVLPVLHSLGVRVVDEHPYEVDRIDGRIYLYDFGLELPDGARELAEVRPHVENAFSATWRGEAEVDGFNELVLRGGLTWRQVVVLRAYAKYLRQAGTVFSQDYMESTFIAYPQLAASLVELFEVRFSPTLGLSAEERNLRSKELVTSIGQQLDDVSSLDQDRILRSYLTLIQATLRTSFYQRRTDGRPKPYVAFKLDPQAVPDLPAPRPKYEIFVYSPRFEGVHLRFGPVARGGIRWSDRREDFRTEVLGLVKAQMVKNAVIVPVGAKGGFVLKQKPGDRDEAVACYQGFISALLDVTDNLVGGQIVPPADVVRHDADDPYLVVAADKGTASFSDTANEISVRNGFWLADAFASGGSAGYDHKKMGITARGAWESVKRHFRDMGIDTQSQDFTVVGVGDMSGDVFGNGMLLSEHIRLVAAFDHRHIFLDPDPDPATSYAERRRLFDHPRSSWADYDADLISEGGGIYPRTAKSIPVSPQVRSVLDLGDVESMSPPELMKAILRAPVDLFWNGGIGTYVKASSESNSEVGDKSNDAIRVDGRDLRVKVVGEGGNLGFTQVGRIEYAGGGGRIFTDFIDNAAGVDTSDHEVNIKILLGAAVADGELSVPDRDALLAEMTDEVAQLVLRDNYDQARAIGNAQAQAASLLPVHRRMISDFERAGHLDRQLEALPPDEELAARTDTGLTAPEFAVLLAYVKIVLEREILADRLPDEEWTFEVLAGYFPTPLRERYADRMPEHRLHRDIVTTVLVNEAVNRGGISFIYRVVEETGATPADVIRAYVVVREVFGLREVWADIEALDNRVPTDVQTAVYLDTRRLLDRAVRWLVTNRRSPIDVPAEIARLRDGISRLLPELGGLFYGSEREALEAHVDMCVRRGLPQDLAERSTRLMYSFGLLDVVETARATGRDVAEVAAVYFVLSDRFRVDALLSKISLLPREDRWQTLARMALRYDLYAALAALTAEVLGGTPAELSPDERVQEWERSNSISIGRTRRAMGEFDESQADLAALSVLLRQIRTLVRTSAAG; via the coding sequence ATGGACCGGCGTCCGGCGATCAAACCGGAACCCGTTCTCCGGCCGGCGAATGCCAGCCGAGACGACAGCTACGACGCGGCGATCGACGACGACGGAGCCGGCTCTCGGGTCGCCTCCGGCGCGACAGGTGTGCCGGGGGCCAGCATCGACACCCTCTACGACCTCGGACTGCCACCGGAGGCCCTCGCCGACGACGTCGAGGACGCCGACCTGGACGAGCCGGTGCCGAACGCCGAGCGGCTGGTCGCCCAGGCGGTCACGCTGGCCGGGGACGACCACGACGCGGCGACGCTCGTCGACAGGTTCTGGCGGTTCGCGCCGGACGAGGAGCTGATCGGCTTCACCGCGGCGGAGATGCTCGCCGCCGCCAAGGAGCACCGGGAACTCGCCCAGCAGCGGGTGCCGGGCGAGCTGAAGCTGCGGATCCACGAGCCGGACGAGGACCAGCAGCACACCGTGATCGAGATCGTCACGGACGACATGCCCTTCCTGGTGGACTCCGTCACCGCCCTGCTGACCGGCCACCACCTCGACGTGCACATGCTGGTGCACCCGTTGGTGGTGGTCCGCCGCGAGCCGCTCGGCAGGCTGACCGAGGTCGCCGCCGACGTCGAACCGGACGACGCGATCGACGGCGACATCGTCGAGAGCTGGATGCGGATCGAGATCGACCCGGTACGCGGTGCCGCCGACCGGGACCGATTGCGCGCCGAGTTGCAGCGGGTGCTGACCGACGTGCGGGAGGCGGTGGAGGACTGGCCCAAGATGCGCCAGCGCGCCCTCTCGCTCGCCGACGAACTGGCCGCCGCGCGCACCGCCGAGAACCGCCCACCGGTGCCGGAGAAGGACATCACCGACTCGGTGGAGCTGCTCCGCTGGCTGGCGCACGAGCACTTCACCTTCCTCGGCTACCGCGAGTACCGGCTGATCCAGACCCCACAGGGCGCGGCGCTGGAGGCGATCCTCGGCACCGGGCTCGGCATCCTGCGCCAGGACTCCACCACCCCCCGGGCGCTCTCCTCGATGACCCCCGAGGCGCACCAGAAGGTGACCGAGAAGCGGCTGCTCATCATCACCAAGGCGAACAGCCGGGCCACCGTGCACCGGTCGGCCTACCTGGACTACATCGGCTTCAAGGTCTTCAACGAAGCCGGCGAGGTGGTGGGGGAGCGGCGCTTCCTCGGGTTGCTCGCCACGGCGGCGTACCGGACCAGCGTCCGCGAGCTGCCGGTGGTCCGCCGCAAGGTCGCCGAGGTGCTGGACCGCTCCGGGCTCAGCCCGCGCAGCCACTCCGGCAAGGACCTGTTGCAGATCCTGGAGACCTATCCCCGGGACGAACTCTTCCAGATCAAGACCGACGACCTCTACCACGCGGTGATCGGCGTACTCCGGATGGCCGGCCGCCGCCAGCTGCGGGTCTTCCTGCGCCGCGACGGGTACGGCAGGTTCATCTCCTGCCTGATCTACCTGCCCCGGGACCGGTTCACCACCCAGAACCGGCTGCGGATGCAGGAGATCCTGCTCCGCGAGCTGAACGGCATCGGCGTCGACTACACCACCCGGGTCACCGAGTCGATGCTGGCCCGGGTGCACTTCATCGTCCGGACCGACCCGGCCAGCCCGCCCGGCGAGGTCGACGCCGACCTGCTCGCCGAGGAACTCGCCGACGCGACCCGGCTCTGGGACGACGACTACCGGCTGGTGCTGGAGCGCAAGCTCGGCGACGAGCAGGCCAAACACCTCTTCACCCGGTACGCCGACGCGTTCCCGGAGGGCTACAAGGACGGGCACACCCCGTACGAGGCGATGAAGGACCTGGCCAAGCTGGAGCTGCTGGAGGAGCCGGGCCAGCTCGAGATGCACATGTTCCGCAAGCAGCAGCCGGCCCGGCCCGGCGGCCCCGCCCCGGCCACCGCCGTCGAGGACGTCCGGTTCAAGGTGTACCGGTACGGCGAGCCGATGGTGCTCTCCGCCGTCCTGCCGGTACTGCACTCCCTCGGCGTACGGGTGGTCGACGAGCACCCGTACGAGGTGGACCGGATCGACGGCCGGATCTACCTCTACGACTTCGGTCTCGAACTCCCCGACGGCGCCCGCGAGCTGGCCGAGGTACGCCCGCACGTCGAGAACGCCTTCTCGGCCACCTGGCGCGGCGAGGCCGAGGTGGACGGCTTCAACGAGCTGGTGCTGCGCGGCGGGCTCACCTGGCGGCAGGTGGTGGTGCTCCGGGCGTACGCGAAGTACCTGCGGCAGGCCGGCACGGTCTTCTCGCAGGACTACATGGAGTCCACCTTCATCGCGTACCCGCAGCTCGCCGCCTCGCTGGTGGAACTCTTCGAGGTGCGGTTCTCGCCGACCCTCGGGCTCAGCGCCGAGGAGCGCAACCTGCGGAGCAAGGAACTGGTCACCTCGATCGGGCAGCAGCTCGACGACGTGAGCAGCCTGGACCAGGACCGGATCCTGCGGTCCTACCTGACGCTGATCCAGGCGACCCTGCGGACCAGCTTCTACCAGCGGCGCACCGACGGCCGACCCAAGCCGTACGTGGCGTTCAAGCTCGACCCGCAGGCGGTGCCGGACCTGCCGGCGCCCCGGCCGAAGTACGAGATCTTCGTCTACTCGCCGCGCTTCGAGGGCGTACACCTGCGGTTCGGGCCGGTGGCCCGGGGCGGCATCCGCTGGTCGGACCGGCGGGAGGACTTCCGCACCGAGGTGCTCGGCCTGGTCAAGGCGCAGATGGTGAAGAACGCTGTGATCGTGCCGGTGGGCGCCAAGGGCGGCTTCGTGCTCAAGCAGAAGCCGGGGGACCGGGACGAGGCGGTCGCCTGCTACCAGGGCTTCATCTCGGCCCTGCTGGACGTGACCGACAACCTCGTCGGCGGGCAGATCGTGCCGCCGGCCGACGTGGTCCGGCACGACGCCGACGATCCCTACCTGGTGGTGGCGGCGGACAAGGGCACCGCGAGCTTCTCCGACACCGCCAACGAGATCTCGGTGCGCAACGGCTTCTGGCTGGCCGACGCGTTCGCCTCCGGCGGCTCGGCCGGCTACGACCACAAGAAGATGGGGATCACCGCCCGGGGTGCCTGGGAGTCGGTGAAGCGGCACTTCCGGGACATGGGGATCGACACCCAGAGCCAGGACTTCACGGTGGTCGGGGTCGGCGACATGTCCGGCGACGTCTTCGGCAACGGGATGCTGCTCTCCGAGCACATCAGGCTGGTGGCCGCCTTCGACCACCGGCACATCTTCCTGGACCCGGACCCCGACCCGGCCACCTCGTACGCCGAGCGCCGCCGGCTCTTCGACCACCCGCGTTCGTCCTGGGCGGACTACGACGCCGACCTGATCAGCGAAGGCGGCGGGATATACCCGCGTACCGCCAAGTCGATCCCGGTCAGCCCGCAGGTGCGCTCGGTGCTCGACCTCGGCGACGTCGAGTCGATGTCGCCGCCGGAGCTGATGAAGGCGATCCTCCGCGCCCCGGTCGACCTGTTCTGGAACGGCGGGATCGGCACCTACGTGAAGGCGTCGTCGGAGTCGAACTCCGAGGTGGGGGACAAGTCCAACGACGCGATCCGGGTGGACGGCAGGGACCTGCGGGTCAAGGTGGTCGGCGAGGGCGGCAACCTCGGCTTCACCCAGGTCGGCCGGATCGAGTACGCCGGCGGCGGCGGCCGGATCTTCACCGACTTCATCGACAACGCGGCCGGGGTGGACACCTCGGACCACGAGGTGAACATCAAGATCCTGCTCGGTGCGGCGGTGGCCGACGGCGAGCTGAGCGTGCCGGACCGGGACGCGCTGCTGGCCGAGATGACCGACGAGGTCGCGCAGCTCGTGCTCCGGGACAACTACGACCAGGCGCGGGCGATCGGCAACGCGCAGGCCCAGGCGGCCTCGCTGCTGCCGGTGCACCGCCGGATGATCTCCGACTTCGAGCGGGCCGGTCACCTCGACCGGCAGCTGGAGGCGCTGCCGCCGGACGAGGAGCTGGCGGCGCGCACCGACACCGGGTTGACCGCGCCGGAGTTCGCGGTGCTGCTGGCGTACGTCAAGATCGTGCTGGAGCGGGAGATCCTGGCCGACCGGCTGCCGGACGAGGAGTGGACCTTCGAGGTGCTCGCCGGCTATTTCCCGACCCCGCTGCGCGAGCGGTACGCCGACCGGATGCCGGAGCACCGGCTGCACCGGGACATCGTCACCACGGTGCTGGTCAACGAGGCGGTGAACCGGGGCGGCATCTCGTTCATCTACCGGGTGGTGGAGGAGACCGGCGCCACCCCGGCGGACGTGATCCGGGCGTACGTGGTGGTCCGGGAGGTCTTCGGGCTGCGCGAGGTCTGGGCCGACATCGAGGCGCTGGACAACCGGGTGCCGACCGACGTCCAGACGGCGGTCTACCTGGACACCCGGCGGCTGCTCGACCGGGCCGTACGGTGGCTGGTGACGAACCGCCGCTCGCCGATCGACGTACCGGCCGAGATCGCCCGGCTGCGGGACGGCATCTCCCGGCTGCTGCCGGAACTCGGCGGCCTCTTCTACGGCAGCGAACGGGAGGCGCTGGAGGCACATGTCGACATGTGCGTACGGCGCGGGCTGCCCCAGGACCTGGCCGAGCGGTCGACCCGGCTGATGTACAGCTTCGGCCTGCTCGACGTGGTGGAGACGGCCCGGGCGACCGGGCGGGACGTCGCCGAGGTGGCGGCGGTCTACTTCGTGCTCTCCGACCGGTTCCGGGTCGACGCGCTGCTGTCGAAGATCTCGCTGCTGCCCCGGGAGGACCGCTGGCAGACGCTGGCCCGGATGGCGCTGCGCTACGACCTCTACGCCGCGCTGGCCGCGCTCACCGCCGAGGTGCTCGGCGGGACGCCTGCCGAACTGTCGCCGGACGAGCGGGTGCAGGAGTGGGAACGGTCGAACTCGATCTCGATCGGGCGTACCCGCAGGGCGATGGGAGAGTTCGACGAGTCGCAGGCCGATCTCGCCGCGCTCTCCGTACTGCTGCGGCAGATCCGTACCCTGGTCCGGACCTCGGCGGCCGGCTGA
- a CDS encoding class F sortase — protein sequence MSRPTEATASGAGGGHGRPWRAAGTGLVALLALVGAGLIGAALNAPEPAPPTQPGAGAAPDQQNRAVTGPDLGDTGRTATPGSGTDTGPARVLDRSEPVKITIPKIGVDAAIMPLGLTPDGMVQVPPLARAGLAGWYRLGPTPGEAGNSVIVGHVDSREIGPAVFFRLGALLPGDGIQVIREDGSLASFVVDGVKSYPKAAFPTELVYGPSEDSGLRLVTCGGDFDERTGSYPENVVAFARLAG from the coding sequence ATGAGTCGGCCGACTGAGGCGACGGCGAGCGGTGCCGGCGGCGGCCACGGGAGACCGTGGCGGGCCGCCGGCACCGGCCTCGTCGCCCTGCTGGCGCTGGTCGGCGCCGGTCTGATCGGGGCAGCCCTCAACGCGCCGGAACCGGCCCCGCCGACGCAGCCCGGTGCCGGCGCCGCCCCGGACCAGCAGAACCGGGCGGTGACCGGTCCGGACCTCGGCGACACCGGGCGTACGGCGACACCGGGCAGCGGTACCGACACCGGCCCGGCGCGGGTACTGGACAGGTCCGAGCCAGTCAAGATCACGATCCCGAAGATCGGCGTGGACGCGGCCATCATGCCGCTGGGACTCACCCCGGACGGGATGGTGCAGGTGCCACCGCTGGCCAGGGCGGGGCTGGCCGGCTGGTACCGGCTGGGTCCGACGCCCGGCGAGGCCGGCAACTCGGTGATCGTCGGGCACGTCGACTCCCGGGAGATCGGGCCGGCGGTCTTCTTCCGGCTCGGCGCCCTGCTGCCCGGGGACGGCATCCAGGTGATCCGCGAGGACGGCAGCCTGGCCAGCTTCGTGGTGGACGGCGTGAAGTCGTACCCGAAGGCGGCCTTTCCCACCGAGCTCGTCTACGGCCCGAGCGAGGATTCGGGGCTGCGGCTGGTGACCTGCGGCGGGGACTTCGACGAGCGCACGGGCTCCTATCCGGAGAACGTCGTCGCCTTCGCCCGCTTGGCCGGGTAA
- a CDS encoding class F sortase, whose translation MPTRRAGGRHGKPWRAAGVTLVVLLAISGTALLTAGLNPAPAQPPQPADTEAAETSPQPGSTPRPPLPPAPGTPTGQPGAPTGPGMPTGGPPPLAELPRSEPVRIGIPKIRVDAEIMPLGVEADGTVQVPPLKQAHRAGWYKLGASPGEFGNAVVVGHVDSAAIGPAVFFRLGSLERGDRIEVVRADGELVRFAVDAVKSYPKTSFPSELVYGTADAARLQVVTCGGSFDRKEGSYRNNVIVSATRIP comes from the coding sequence GTGCCGACCAGGCGCGCCGGCGGCCGGCACGGGAAACCGTGGCGTGCCGCCGGCGTCACCCTGGTCGTCCTGCTCGCGATCAGCGGCACCGCCCTGCTCACCGCCGGCCTGAACCCGGCACCGGCACAGCCGCCACAGCCCGCCGACACCGAGGCCGCCGAAACGTCACCGCAGCCCGGCTCGACCCCCCGGCCACCACTGCCACCGGCCCCGGGCACCCCGACCGGGCAGCCCGGGGCCCCGACCGGGCCCGGCATGCCGACCGGCGGGCCGCCCCCGCTGGCCGAACTGCCGCGCTCCGAGCCGGTCCGGATCGGCATCCCGAAGATCAGGGTGGACGCCGAGATCATGCCGCTCGGGGTGGAGGCCGACGGGACCGTCCAGGTACCGCCGCTCAAGCAGGCCCACCGCGCCGGCTGGTACAAGCTGGGCGCCAGCCCCGGCGAGTTCGGCAACGCGGTCGTGGTCGGGCACGTCGACTCGGCCGCGATCGGCCCGGCCGTCTTCTTCCGGCTCGGCTCGCTCGAACGCGGCGACCGGATCGAGGTCGTCCGCGCCGACGGCGAGCTGGTCCGGTTCGCGGTGGACGCCGTCAAGTCGTACCCGAAGACCTCGTTCCCCTCCGAACTGGTCTACGGGACCGCCGACGCCGCCCGGCTCCAGGTGGTGACCTGCGGCGGCAGCTTCGACCGCAAGGAGGGCAGCTACCGGAACAACGTGATCGTCTCCGCGACCCGGATCCCCTGA
- a CDS encoding MFS transporter codes for MPVTSPSAPTVRARRLASTFYLYAFLDEFVLLYPVYALLFTDTGLSVPQISSLFVIWSLTGVVLEVPSGVLADAVSRRLLLVVAPLLGAVGFGLWVAAPSYQVFALGFVLWGVRGALQSGAAEALVYDELDRLRLADRYGRVVGRASTAGLLGALLAIAVASPVFAAGGYPAVGIASVLASLLCAAVGLALPEHRTPAPASAVPAEPGVAGGAASGPFAILRAALAEARGNRAVRRALLILPAMVGIWGGLEEYVPLLAGEVAPVSRVPLLVLLVWVGVMLGGLLTPLGQRLTARRFAGTVATASVALAVGALAGRPAGFVLVAVAFCLLQTTSLVAGVRLQESIDGPARATVTSLAGLGAALVTIGVYGGYALASTVAGHGVVFGLLAAPYLLLAVGLVRAGAPRRIRPVAAGRDAAGPDVAPADAGRAG; via the coding sequence ATGCCCGTCACCTCACCGTCCGCGCCGACAGTCCGCGCGCGGCGACTGGCCAGCACCTTCTACCTCTATGCGTTCCTGGACGAGTTCGTCCTGCTCTACCCGGTGTACGCGCTGCTCTTCACCGACACCGGGCTCTCCGTGCCGCAGATCTCGTCGCTCTTCGTCATCTGGTCGCTGACCGGGGTCGTCCTGGAGGTCCCGTCCGGGGTCCTGGCCGACGCCGTCTCCCGGCGACTGCTGCTCGTCGTCGCCCCGCTGCTCGGTGCCGTCGGCTTCGGACTCTGGGTCGCGGCGCCCTCGTACCAGGTCTTCGCGCTCGGCTTCGTGCTCTGGGGCGTCCGCGGTGCACTCCAGTCCGGAGCCGCCGAGGCCCTGGTCTACGACGAACTCGACCGGCTCCGCCTGGCCGACCGCTACGGCCGGGTGGTCGGGCGGGCCAGCACGGCCGGCCTGCTCGGTGCGCTGCTGGCCATCGCGGTCGCCAGCCCGGTCTTCGCGGCCGGCGGCTATCCCGCGGTCGGCATCGCCAGCGTGCTGGCCAGCCTGCTCTGCGCCGCCGTCGGGCTGGCGCTGCCGGAACACCGCACCCCGGCACCCGCCAGCGCTGTCCCCGCCGAGCCCGGCGTCGCCGGGGGCGCGGCGTCCGGCCCGTTCGCGATCCTGCGGGCGGCGCTCGCCGAGGCAAGGGGCAACCGGGCGGTCCGCCGGGCCCTGCTGATCCTGCCGGCGATGGTCGGCATCTGGGGCGGGCTGGAGGAGTACGTGCCACTGCTGGCCGGCGAGGTGGCCCCGGTTTCCCGGGTGCCACTGCTGGTGCTGCTGGTCTGGGTCGGGGTGATGCTGGGCGGCCTGCTCACCCCGCTCGGGCAGCGGCTGACGGCGCGGCGGTTCGCCGGCACGGTCGCGACGGCCTCGGTCGCGCTGGCCGTCGGGGCGCTGGCCGGCCGACCGGCGGGCTTCGTGCTGGTGGCGGTGGCGTTCTGCCTCCTCCAGACGACCAGCCTGGTGGCCGGGGTACGCCTCCAGGAGAGCATCGACGGGCCCGCCCGGGCGACCGTGACCTCGCTGGCCGGGCTCGGTGCCGCACTCGTCACCATCGGGGTGTACGGCGGGTACGCGCTCGCCTCGACGGTCGCCGGGCACGGCGTGGTTTTCGGGCTGCTCGCGGCGCCGTACCTGCTGCTGGCGGTCGGGCTGGTCCGGGCCGGAGCGCCCCGGCGGATCCGGCCGGTGGCTGCCGGTCGGGATGCGGCGGGGCCGGATGTGGCACCCGCCGACGCCGGCCGGGCCGGGTGA